The genomic window ATTAGGGCTCTTTGATTATACCCTCCCTAGTAAGGAAGAAACTACTATACTGCAACACTATAGCTCTGAATTCATTTGATAGTTCTCCCCTTAAGTCACAATCAGAGGAAACAGGGATTAGGGATCTCTGGAATTCACGCTAGATGTGCATAGTGCAGCCACTTCTTTAATACTGGAGTTTTCCCCCACGCAAACCACTGCCACTGACTAGCAGAGAGACCCTGTCTGAAACCACAACTACGGTTTTCATCTCCTGACCGTCAGGTGCGGATGGTGAGCAACaggacccctccaccaatcagtggcagggaggaaaaCGGGCAGGCAAGCAGAGGAAAccccaagattaaagaagctgctgCACCACATATTTCTGGCATGAATTCCTGAGATCCCCAACAATGATACAAGATCTTCAGTATTCAAAAAAAGAATTTTCAAAAAACCTGCAAAGTTTACAGAAATGGTACATTCACTACCTTATTGGACTGTGTTGTTTTTGTCATGTTACGATGAGGTGGTTTGATACGGAGATGAACTGTTGAAGGAGTGTAAGGGTGTGGACACAAGACAGCTTGGAGACCCTTTCAAAGGGGCACGTTTAAAAAAGGAAGCATCTGATAGCTCTAACTGTTGTGTGTGAACAGGCTGAGAATGATTCAAATGCAGCAACTCTTTTAAAGCCGTACAAACATTCCTGTGTCCACACCCTTAGCATCAAGTTATGTTCATAACACTTAAGAAAAAACTGGAAGGAAAGACTTTGAATAATGCAATGGGCTTGAAAAAGGCCTTCCTTCCTTTAAAACAAAACCCTTATGCCTAGTTGTCCTGCTGGAATGATTTGGCCTGTGTAGCTTGCACACGTGCTTATAAGCCTGTTATGTGAAAGAAATACCTACCTGCCAGTTCTTTGATTACTTCTTCCCTACTCATATGACTATTATTACGAGCTTTGTACACAATCTGAAAAGTCCCTTTATTAGGGGCTTTAAACCAAGGCTCAAAAAAGGTCTCCGTGTATTTTTTCATATCCTCCAAAAAAGCCTTGCAGGTTCCAGAAATGGGCAGCATGCGCAGAATAActcttgttttcttctttttagtAGTGTGCATGTCTTTTAATATATGATGCACCAGCTTCTCAGGCTCTACAAGGAAAGACAAGCAAGTATAAGAAGCAAATAGGTATTTCCTTTAGGAAAGAGAAATACAGCATTAAATCTTGCTAAGTACAAAGATGTCTGTAGGATGGAGTTTATTTTTATACATCTAGTAAACTCTGAAGAGCTTTCCAAAAGGGAATGAGCTTTTTCCATAGTTATATACGAGTACCCAGCATCCCCACTAAATGCAGCACTGGGAGCCTGTTTCTACAGGCCCTTATTCAGGGAAGAGGAGTTCTGCCCAATTAAGGACCAAAAGATCAGATCTTTGTTCTTGTGGGTAGAACTGTTAGTGTACAGATATTTTTTCTAGTTCACATTTAACAATCAGGCTGGGAGACCTGGAAAAAGGGTTATACCTTTGGTTTTATGTCTGCCTGTACATGACTCTTTCCAATGTCCTTACATTAAGCAAGATGCAATTGTCTTTTTGTATGAAGAGGGTTCAGGTTATTTTGCACTAGAGGTCACTAGAGGGTCTAGGAGGAAGCACGCAAGACAGAGGAAAGATGTATATACATTCTGCATACTCCTCTTCTTTGAGAAGTCACTCTCCATATCTTATTGTTAAGTAAGTCTAGAGTGCCTATAGAGTTATATGGTACTTATTTCACTACAAACCTATGCCCAGGGTCCTAATAAAGACCACGTTGTTAGCTCCACTCTCTACTGACTGGAATCGTCTCAGCTTCTGTTCTGTTGAAGTACGAATCTGATCGATTTCTTTCTTTAAGGCAGCTTCAACATCATCCTCTTCACTTCCTGACAGCTTGTCATCTTGATCTGAGAACTGTTTGAATAAGAGAAAGCATCTTAAATTCAGTGCCATTAAATTGTTAAGAAATCacatctactgctcagtaaataaaGGTCACAGCAACAATTAAGAAGCAAGTCCTGAAAAAGCAAGCTGAGCAGTGATGCACAGGAAGGTAGTTGAAATAAGCAGTCCATGGCATCATTTGAGAAGAAAGCACTATAGGCATCAAGGCAAAGACGTGACATTTTTTCTGTGGAAATTAGCATGTATGCAATGACACAAGTTGGTCCAAGTGGCACATGttgcattttatttaaacaaaggAGCAATGAATTATCAAATATGCAATGCACACAGGTATGATTAAGAGGAGAGACTTTCACCAGTGTTAATGTACAAAATGGAAGGAGGGCAGAACTTTCAAACCCCAGAACAGCCAAGAGAGCAGGGAGCCCATTATGAAGAATTACTGAACCCAACTGAAGGCAACAACTgtttaaaaatactgtaaaaaaCCAGTAGAAAGGGCTTTTCCAGGGGTAGTTTAGCATGCAAGCAGTTATTTAGATAGTCTATTCAATGATCTCACCCTACAATATTAGCAAACTTTTTCTGGcatgccccaccatgccctggTTGCTTAAAATAGATCTTTTAGGCTGGAAAGATGCCTGAATTATCTATAGCTAGAGATGCAGGTAGCTATGTTAGTCCacagtcaagcagaaggcagggtagatttgtaccttacagactaaccaaagtagataagACAGTTGAAGCTCACTACATCAGATGAAGCAAGTACTATATATAGTCTgttgggagcaggaggaagaagggatGACAAGTCAGACACCAGATCCTGCTTCTGGAAGGTAAGTGAGCTTGGTCTGTCTGTGTGTGAGGTTTGGTAAACATTTGGCTGGTTTTTTTTAGGCCCTGAGCAGTTTGCGAgtgctgctagctgagtgattgctgccccTGTCTGACAAAAGCCATAACAATggggtggagccagtccaggcctgCCAGAgcataaaaggaaaccagagcCCAAGACAGGTAAAGCAAACAAGGCAGTTTGCAGCCCCCATCTTTGAAgggggagcctttaaggtaagttcTTTCTTAAATTAAGAGTAATTAACCTAGATATATAATGGAAGTAGCTGAAACACAGCAGTTAGATCAATATTTAAATCTTTCTTTAATTAGCGGATGTAATTAGGGTAAGGCTAAACAGGAAGTCAATCCATAAGTTGAAAGTTTCTAGTGAAAGGGAACCAATAAATCAAAACCATCTTAAGAGGAAACTGAGGttttaacactttaaaaaaaaatctacagatagaagcacaagcagcagggtggggactaCCCAGTTAACTGCACTGAGTGCAGCATGTATGGTTATtacctgccctaggggcaggttTTGTATGTGTTGACCTGCTTCAAGGAATGCCTGGCTCAGAGAGCAAGTATGTTCTCTCAGGGTTTGGGGGGGTAGAAGTGGTGCAGCTATAGGAGGTACAGAGGTTCATAGATGAGGCTTTTAGGGACACTGTAGAGCAGCCCCACAAGGCTGAGGAGGATGAGAGCCTTGGGATGGAGGGCATCAAGTTGGGAAGGAGAGAAACTATTAAggatgcaccaataaagattttttgggctaaTACTGATGGCccattattaacaagccatattagCCAATACTAATCCgactgccaatatgcagcctggcagtttggATAGCAGCGTCTGGCTGTaaactgggggaagggagggtggtcAGCAGATTGAGgactccacagtgagggagagagtggggcaagCGCTTCCCAGCCAGGGAGGGTCGGGctatgggatggagccacaagcagctcgtCTGGGGAGCATGGaagtcatggggggcatgtgcccctagaATCTGCAtgcagggcgagggcaggctgtgGACGGAggcggtgccaggctcttccccaaGGAAGCACTGGACTGGGGCTGTGCCAAGGCCCTCGggcagcagcggcactgggaggggagcttTGAGGAATCTACagcaaatttttgggtggctaTATTTTTGGGTGCCCCAGTGCTGCTACCAATTGCCCCAAGCAAAGCTCcggcccagccccctccaccaggaagagcctggaacTGCCCCTGGCtcacagcggcagcccacccacctctgccccgcacacaaatccagggagcacgtgccctccatgcctccccaagggtgcacacagcagcatgagctgccccctgcccctccatgagctgcctgcagctcccataccccactctgcccctcccaacagacttacctgccacACActactttccaagctgccaggctgcactcctggccccaggcatgctgcagctgtgcccacACATGCacttatcggtgacattatcagccacatcagccaaaaaaaaaagctgactgccgataatgtcaatttttcaATCTGACACAGACAGAGAGaggtattggtgcacctctagaaaCTACCCCTTTGATGGGACCCCCTTCCAGCCAATGTTACTGCATCCTCCTGTGCCAAGGATACTCCTCCAAGGGAGGGAGCTCCACAGGATAGGAGGAGGCAATTGACTGTAGCGCGCGATTCAATTATTAGGCACACGGACAGCTGGGTCCGTGACATCTGAGAGACCTTGCACCTAGGCACAGAAGTAGCAGTCCTCATGGGATGTGTTTTTAAGTTGCTGGGGAGGAGCCAGTGGTCGCAGTCCAGTGGGTACCAAGGATATGGCTATGGGTAGCACGCAGGTCCCAAAAACTAAATTTAGGCTGCTACTAGGACCTTTACGGCAGCAGTTACATTAACACTGGAGAAAGTGAACCTCTGAAATGCTTCCCACGCCCCGCTCAGGGCCGGGGAGCCGGGCAGGGCTCGTCCCAACGCGGCGGAGGCGAGGTGCAGCTATGGCGGGACCCAGTAGGTGGCAGCTCTGATGGGCCGACCGTGCGTCTGGTGTGGTCAGTGCAGAAGGTGCAACCTCCAGCACCGCGCTCAAGCCCTAAGGCGCCGATTCTCGGCCCGGGGCCCCTAGGGCTCTGAAGGGGCGGCACGAAACGCGAGGAGGGGGGGCCGGGCGGGCTCCGGCTTCAAGcgcggggagagggaggggaggaggagccggGCCGCACTGCCCGGGGCACGCACCTTCTCGGGCCCGTACAGCTGCTCGCCGTACTCGCCCAGCAGGCTGTAGGCCTCCCCCACGCACTTGCGCTCGTTCATGTTGCACGTGATGAGGATGCCCTGCATGCCCGGCTCCAGCTGCCGCGGCGCCCCGGCGCGGCCCCGCTTCACCGCCGGGCCCTGCACGTACTGCGCCTTGTGCCGCCGCTTCCTATCCGGGGCCGCCATggtgcccccgccagccctgccacGTGCTGCCGCGGCGCGGCGCGATGACGCTGCAGCGGCGGGACTGCGCTGGGTCCTAGCGCCCGAGGAGACGCGCGCTGCGGCCGCAGAAGCACGTCTACACCAGAGCCGCTCAGTTGCGTCACAAGCTCCGCCCACATCGCGCGGGGCAACCTGAGGCGCTGCCGCCTAACGCGGCTCTTGCAGCTGTCGCAGCCCGCTGCTTTTAACAGCGCCCGCCCTCTCGCGGTGCAGAGCCTCTCCCAGacgcgccctgccctgccctgccctgccttcctccGGCACCTCCGAGGCTCGTGTGTCGCCCCCTCTGCCTAACACCGCAGGGATCTGAAGAACTCGTGacattccccctcagccttctcttgtccaGACTGTGTAATGCCAGCTCTTCCCGCCTTGCCCTGTAAGTCGTGTTTCCTGCCCCTCTCACTATTTCCCTCCCCGTTTGCTGAAGTCCGGTTTAGCGCCATCGTTCAGAAAGAGCAGGGCCCGAAGCTGGGCGCGGTCCTCCAGGCGAGGCCTCGTGGTGCCAACTAGAGCAGAAGAATCGCTCCGCTCGCCTTGCAAGTGCCACTGCTGTCAGTGCAGCCGGGTCTGCCTTCGCGCAGCCTGGTCCGCTgctgccttttttgcaacaagagtgcGCTGTTGGCTCATACTTGCCATACGGGCCCGtacggggacagtgatttgatttggtgattcgaattactgtccagattcgatttggccgaatctgactCGGAGATGGGCCTGAAtcggccaggcccagcccctgcctgctctcccagccggGTATTGaatgccccagctcccggcacttgctggggggggaaaaagccctgactcagcagcagctgctgggtgggggggcaatccctgctacccctcactgccccacactgcatggggggctctccacaAGCCCCAGGactccccctctcactcccccagcccccccacgggtgccccttctgtgccagctccggccctttaagaagaaaaaaacagaaaaaaacccgggcctcactgctcctgccggtgggaggtgatccctgctgccccccgtaGCCCCACGCAGCCCCACGCcacatgaggggctctgcatgagcccccaaagcccagatgctgctgcaggagtggtgagttcAGGgggttttcttggcttttttttcttaaagggccggagctggactgggcggggcagccatggcggggctaggggagtgagggaggggttggggggctcgtggcagagctccccatgctcaCTAGGTCTgccgggcagggggtgatccgggcctttttttttttttaagtaccgaGAGCTGAGGCAGCCatgaggggagctgggggagtggtcAGGGGATGAGGGGGGTCGGGGAagttggcaggggtccccccgtggtcccctcccccagcccctagtacttaccagttctgagtcactggggactgcccaaattatcaaagctctctgaatcttttccgaagatttggaaatctttgaatcgattcagacctttcgattggtcccctgatttgatttggatttggagatttggccaccgaatcaggccaaatctcctccaaatcaaatcgccaaccaaagcttcgcacagccctactgtgaaCTATTCcaccaaggctttttttttttcaattgcatCATCATTTCATGACAGTAGCAGGActgccagttcttcctgtttattccccatgcttcttaCATCAGCACCTAAACATTATAGCTAACTAACTGATTGCCCTATCTACTCTCTGAGAACATTGTTAGGGCTTCCCCTACTGCCTTCTCTTGCTTGATTTATTTGTATCTATGTCACCTGGCTTGTATCTCTAGGTTTTTGTCTCCACCCCCCATTGAACCCACTGGTAGTTGAAAGCCCTACTCACTAAGTTAGCCTGGATACAAAGACATTCTTCTccctcttcatcaggtggacGAAGCTTGGACAACTTTTGTCTGGTGCTTCCTTAActgcttctgcctcctgcccGTTATTCCCCTGCCGGGTGGCAGCAAAATACCTTTTTCAACGGGAAGCTGAGTCTTGGTTTCCTGACTGGTCTATTCCCTGGGAAGATGTGTTGCAATGGTCCACAAATGCCAATGTGGATCTCTTGCTGTCTGTTCTGCATTTGGATCATGAATCTCTTCTCTGTCCTCACAGATTGTATTGTGGGCACCCAGAGAAAGATTTAGTGCTAAACACTCGGCATTTGGTTGCAATActtggggggaggaggtgctATCTGAGCATAGTGTGTCAGGCGTGTCAGACTTTTAGAAAGGTACCTGATCACATTGCTTATCTGAATGTCCTCCAAGTAATCAACCTCCCAGGAACCGGAGTAGTAATATACTATGACTGTGTAGAGTTCCTTCCATTAAAAGCAAACAGGCTTGCCATGACCTTTTCCTAGGGTCA from Alligator mississippiensis isolate rAllMis1 chromosome 13, rAllMis1, whole genome shotgun sequence includes these protein-coding regions:
- the THUMPD1 gene encoding THUMP domain-containing protein 1 → MAAPDRKRRHKAQYVQGPAVKRGRAGAPRQLEPGMQGILITCNMNERKCVGEAYSLLGEYGEQLYGPEKFSDQDDKLSGSEEDDVEAALKKEIDQIRTSTEQKLRRFQSVESGANNVVFIRTLGIEPEKLVHHILKDMHTTKKKKTRVILRMLPISGTCKAFLEDMKKYTETFFEPWFKAPNKGTFQIVYKARNNSHMSREEVIKELAGIVGSLNPENKVDLNNPENTIVVEIIKNVCCLSVVKDYVLFRKYNLQEVVKTNKEEGQQNLSSVTEEESSKEIKSAEDSNELKSGDRLQSEEESKRNEHDLQQV